A genomic region of Raphanus sativus cultivar WK10039 chromosome 6, ASM80110v3, whole genome shotgun sequence contains the following coding sequences:
- the LOC130495890 gene encoding calmodulin-binding protein 60 G-like, with protein sequence MKMQHNPFHGDSVPNGLKPHKITFKKAVKKVMKDRSTKQYMVEMENMIRKIVREELDRIIIQPQFSSSSSTMERSRSETPSLRSRFKLRFINAPPSTIFTCAKIEAKDHSPVAFELVDTATNSRVVSGPLSSSRVEIVPLNGDFTEESWTVDVFKGYIEKQREGKRPLLTGDLTVTLKNGVGVISGVVTFSDNSSWTRSKRFRLGARLTGGGAVEARSEAFKVKDQRGESYKKHHPPYPGDEVWRLEKIARVSAKRLAERKIITVKDFRRWHTVDADALYNLLGGEHIPGGGISKRTYEAIVSHAMECVLDEAECYIYNTTALGVSLIFNSVYEVIKVYFSDGTFQNPDQLPAYQLVELKREAYQNLSQFRTFVEHPHRSLQCTQNPGLQHNNFQGIYI encoded by the exons ATGAAGATGCAACACAACCCTTTTCATGGGGATAGTGTACCCAATGGTTTAAAACCTCATAAAATAACATTCAAGAA AGCTGTGAAGAAAGTGATGAAAGATCGGTCAACTAAACAATACATGGTCGAGATGGAGAACATGATCAGAAAAATT GTTCGAGAGGAGCTTGATCGTATTATTATACAACCTCAATTCTCTTCGTCATCGTCCACAATGGAGCGTTCGCGTTCAGAGACGCCATCCTTGCGTTCACGATTCAAGCTACGATTCATCAACGCACCACCGTCTACGATATTCACGTGTGCCAAGATCGAAGCCAAGGACCATTCTCCCGTAGCGTTCGAGCTCGTGGATACAGCCACGAACTCCAGAGTCGTCTCGGGACCGCTCTCGTCTTCTCGGGTCGAAATCGTGCCGCTGAACGGTGACTTCACGGAGGAAAGCTGGACCGTTGACGTATTCAAAGGGTATATTGAAAAGCAACGCGAAGGAAAACGTCCGTTACTCACCGGAGATTTAACGGTGACGCTTAAAAACGGCGTCGGAGTGATCTCCGGAGTTGTTACTTTCTCGGATAATTCCAGCTGGACTAGGAGTAAGAGGTTCCGGTTAGGTGCTAGACTAACCGGTGGTGGAGCCGTGGAGGCAAGAAGTGAAGCCTTTAAAGTTAAAGACCAACGTGGAGAAT CGTATAAAAAACATCATCCTCCGTACCCCGGTGACGAGGTTTGGAGACTGGAGAAAATAGCTCGCGTTTCAGCGAAGCGTTTGGCTGAACGGAAGATTATTACCGTTAAGGATTTTCGTCGTTGGCACACTGTAGATGCAGATGCGCTATACAAC CTACTTGGTGGAGAGCACATACCTGGTGGAGGAATCTCAAAGAGAACATATGAAGCAATTGTATCCCATGCGATGGAATGCGTTTTGGACGAAGCAGAGTGTTACATCTACAACACAACCGCTCTTGGCGTTTCACTTATTTTCAACTCTGTCTATGAAGTGATCAAAGTGTACTTCAGTGATGGCACGTTTCAAAATCCAGATCAGCTACCAGCTTATCAGCTTGTCGAGTTAAAGCGTGAAGCGTATCAAAACCTTAGCCAGTTTAGGACCTTTGTGGAGCATCCACATAGGTCCTTGCAATGCACGCAAAATCCTGGATTGCAACACAACAATTTTcaaggtatatatatttaa
- the LOC130495889 gene encoding uncharacterized protein LOC130495889 isoform X1, which produces MPPRRATRAQIARDAREAQDAHVQPAVPQPVAPQIDQDAVRQMIQESVQQIAQEAARQAAQEAARVAAQEVARQMAAAQQVPQGPQIHVQQGPQIHMQQVPPVQVQHDHQVPAQQAPAPQYPQVPIQPVPGVFQVPPPPPAFPVHVPEVDETFIRVLSQMKYVNLEHFSGTTDPTLAHDWRHSLDKCLNTISCPPRHKLRIAELYLRGDAAVWWDGVRVMHHGEMTYEDFMYAFNKKYFPREALDEKKNDFESLRQGGKSVREYEHEFRQLHRFAGNGMDEEDLIRRFLKGMRVELHGRCSMVTYTSLEDLVEKAVVQEKCIAAEQKFNKAAQHKSEGASESQKRTWDQPSIQCHNCGLFGHVSRNCRKPPVTQFIAPGAPVAAAAARNCYGCNQPGHIFRDCPRRGNAALPPPPKRLAIVPRVFTVGDHQGAEPIAGMYLYHTCLC; this is translated from the coding sequence ATGCCGCCGAGGAGAGCTACCCGTGCTCAGATCGCTAGAGATGCTAGAGAGGCTCAGGATGCGCATGTTCAGCCCGCAGTTCCGCAGCCCGTTGCTCCGCAGATTGATCAGGATGCCGTGAGACAGATGATTCAGGAGTCAGTTCAGCAGATTGCCCAAGAGGCAGCCAGGCAAGCCGCTCAGGAGGCTGCCCGGGTAGCTGCTCAGGAAGTTGCTCGACAGATGGCTGCAGCTCAGCAGGTTCCGCAGGGTCCTCAGATTCATGTGCAGCAGGGTCCGCAGATTCATATGCAGCAGGTTCCGCCAGTTCAGGTTCAGCATGATCATCAGGTTCCAGCTCAGCAGGCCCCAGCGCCACAGTATCCGCAGGTTCCTATTCAGCCAGTTCCAGGGGTCTTCCAGGTTCCACCACCGCCGCCTGCTTTTCCAGTGCATGTACCCGAGGTTGATGAGACATTTATCAGGGTGTTGTCACAGATGAAGTATGTGAACTTGGAGCATTTCAGTGGTACCACAGACCCTACACTTGCTCACGATTGGAGGCACAGTTTGGATAAGTGTTTGAACACTATCTCATGCCCACCAAGGCACAAGCTTAGGATTGCTGAGTTGTATTTGCGCGGAGATGCAGCAGTGTGGTGGGATGGAGTGCGAGTGATGCACCACGGCGAGATGACTTATGAGGATTTCATGTATGCATTCAACAAGAAGTATTTTCCAAGAGAAGCTTTGGATGAGAAGAAGAACGATTTTGAGAGTTTGAGGCAGGGTGGAAAGTCTGTCAGAGAATATGAGCATGAGTTTCGCCAGCTTCACCGATTTGCGGGTAATGGTATGGATGAGGAGGATCTTATCAGGAGGTTCTTAAAAGGGATGCGAGTAGAACTTCACGGTAGGTGCAGTATGGTCACCTATACCAGTTTGGAAGATCTGGTAGAGAAGGCCGTTGTGCAAGAGAAATGTATTGCAGCGGAGCAGAAGTTCAACAAGGCAGCTCAGCATAAGTCTGAAGGAGCTTCAGAGTCACAGAAGAGGACATGGGATCAGCCGAGTATCCAGTGCCATAATTGTGGGTTGTTCGGGCATGTTTCTAGAAATTGTCGAAAGCCACCAGTTACCCAGTTTATAGCGCCAGGAGCACcagtagcagcagcagcagctagGAACTGTTATGGTTGTAACCAGCCAGGTCATATCTTCAGAGATTGCCCTAGGAGGGGCAATGCAGCGCTTCCACCACCACCGAAGCGCCTAGCCATCGTTCCACGTGTGTTCACGGTGGGAGATCACCAGGGAGCTGAGCCGATAGCGGGTATGTATCTTTATCATACTTGTTTGTGTTAA
- the LOC130495889 gene encoding uncharacterized protein LOC130495889 isoform X2 — MPPRRATRAQIARDAREAQDAHVQPAVPQPVAPQIDQDAVRQMIQESVQQIAQEAARQAAQEAARVAAQEVARQMAAAQQVPQGPQIHVQQGPQIHMQQVPPVQVQHDHQVPAQQAPAPQYPQVPIQPVPGVFQVPPPPPAFPVHVPEVDETFIRVLSQMKYVNLEHFSGTTDPTLAHDWRHSLDKCLNTISCPPRHKLRIAELYLRGDAAVWWDGVRVMHHGEMTYEDFMYAFNKKYFPREALDEKKNDFESLRQGGKSVREYEHEFRQLHRFAGNGMDEEDLIRRFLKGMRVELHGRCSMVTYTSLEDLVEKAVVQEKCIAAEQKFNKAAQHKSEGASESQKRTWDQPSIQCHNCGLFGHVSRNCRKPPVTQFIAPGAPVAAAAARNCYGCNQPGHIFRDCPRRGNAALPPPPKRLAIVPRVFTVGDHQGAEPIAGETDEQE; from the exons ATGCCGCCGAGGAGAGCTACCCGTGCTCAGATCGCTAGAGATGCTAGAGAGGCTCAGGATGCGCATGTTCAGCCCGCAGTTCCGCAGCCCGTTGCTCCGCAGATTGATCAGGATGCCGTGAGACAGATGATTCAGGAGTCAGTTCAGCAGATTGCCCAAGAGGCAGCCAGGCAAGCCGCTCAGGAGGCTGCCCGGGTAGCTGCTCAGGAAGTTGCTCGACAGATGGCTGCAGCTCAGCAGGTTCCGCAGGGTCCTCAGATTCATGTGCAGCAGGGTCCGCAGATTCATATGCAGCAGGTTCCGCCAGTTCAGGTTCAGCATGATCATCAGGTTCCAGCTCAGCAGGCCCCAGCGCCACAGTATCCGCAGGTTCCTATTCAGCCAGTTCCAGGGGTCTTCCAGGTTCCACCACCGCCGCCTGCTTTTCCAGTGCATGTACCCGAGGTTGATGAGACATTTATCAGGGTGTTGTCACAGATGAAGTATGTGAACTTGGAGCATTTCAGTGGTACCACAGACCCTACACTTGCTCACGATTGGAGGCACAGTTTGGATAAGTGTTTGAACACTATCTCATGCCCACCAAGGCACAAGCTTAGGATTGCTGAGTTGTATTTGCGCGGAGATGCAGCAGTGTGGTGGGATGGAGTGCGAGTGATGCACCACGGCGAGATGACTTATGAGGATTTCATGTATGCATTCAACAAGAAGTATTTTCCAAGAGAAGCTTTGGATGAGAAGAAGAACGATTTTGAGAGTTTGAGGCAGGGTGGAAAGTCTGTCAGAGAATATGAGCATGAGTTTCGCCAGCTTCACCGATTTGCGGGTAATGGTATGGATGAGGAGGATCTTATCAGGAGGTTCTTAAAAGGGATGCGAGTAGAACTTCACGGTAGGTGCAGTATGGTCACCTATACCAGTTTGGAAGATCTGGTAGAGAAGGCCGTTGTGCAAGAGAAATGTATTGCAGCGGAGCAGAAGTTCAACAAGGCAGCTCAGCATAAGTCTGAAGGAGCTTCAGAGTCACAGAAGAGGACATGGGATCAGCCGAGTATCCAGTGCCATAATTGTGGGTTGTTCGGGCATGTTTCTAGAAATTGTCGAAAGCCACCAGTTACCCAGTTTATAGCGCCAGGAGCACcagtagcagcagcagcagctagGAACTGTTATGGTTGTAACCAGCCAGGTCATATCTTCAGAGATTGCCCTAGGAGGGGCAATGCAGCGCTTCCACCACCACCGAAGCGCCTAGCCATCGTTCCACGTGTGTTCACGGTGGGAGATCACCAGGGAGCTGAGCCGATAGCGG gtgagaccgaTGAGCAGGAGTGA